Sequence from the Luteibacter aegosomaticola genome:
GCCAGCGCCGGGCGGCCCTGTTAGGCCAGCCGCTGGCGGGCATGGATTGCAAGCGGGGCGGTGTCCGTCCACGCTAGGGGAATGATGAGAAAACGTCGGATGCTTGCCCGTACCCTGGCTGGTGGTGCTGCCGGCCTGCTGCTGTTCCTTTCGGGGGCATGGGGTGCCCTGGCACTCAGTTACCAGTTGCCGGGGCCGCCGGGTGTCCGGGTGACGGGCGCGGTGGTGTGGTCGGCGGTGTATCTCGCGCTACTCGTGGCCTTCCTTGGCTGGCGCGTGGCGTGGGCGCCCATGGTTCTCGTCGCCATGCTTGGCGTGTTGATCGCATGGTGGACCACCATCCAGCCGCGCAACGACCGGGTCTGGGCGCCCGACGTGGCCCGCCTGCTTTCGGGTGAGATCCATGGCGACCGGGTCACCCTGCACAACGTGCGCGACTTCACCTGGCGCACCGATGACGACGCCGATGCGCACTGGGAAACCCGTGAGTACGACCTGAGCCAGCTTGTTTCGGCCGACGCCGTGCTTTCGTATTGGTCGAGCGAGGCGATTGCGCACGCCATGCTCTCGTTTGGCTTTGCGGACGGACGGCACGTGGTGTTCTCGATGGAGATCCGCCGCGAGAAGGGTGAGGCGTTTTCCGAGGTGGGCGGTTTCTTCAAGCAATTCGAACTCGTGCTGATCGCCGCCGACGAGCGCGACATCATCCGCGTACGGACCAATGTCCGCGGCGAAGACGATTACCTGTTCCCGCTGCGCATGCCGCCCGAGGCGATGCGTTCGCTGTTCGTGTCGTACGTGCAGGCCGCCAACCGGCTGGTCGACGAACCGCGCTTCTACAACACGATTACCTCGAACTGCACCACGATCGTGTACCGCATGGCGCGCCGCATCGATACCGGCCTACCGATGGATATCCGCCTGCTGCTCACCGGCTACCTGCCCGAATACCTCATGGATAACGGTGCGCTGGATAACCGCATGCCCGTGGACGAATGGCGCCGGCTGGGGCGTATCACCGACCGCGCCCGGGCAAGCCAGCCGGGCGACGATTTCTCCGCGGTGATCCGTCAGGGTGTGCCACCGGCGGTGCTGTTGCCGGACGCGCCGCCATCGGAGGCATCGCCGTCATCCGGGGATTCCACCTTGAAACCCTTCGCCGCGAGCGCCGACAGATAGCCCTGGGCGCCTAACAGGTCATCCAGCGGCACGATCGCCACGGTCTGCGGATTGGCGGCTACCTCGGTATCGACGGCGGCGAGCCAGCGCGTGCGTACCTGCGCGGGCACGTCGGTGAGGCCAATGCGCTGGGCGAGGCCACTTTCGGTGGCGGCATCCAGGCAGGTGGAAATCTGCTTCGCACGGCGCTCGTCACGCAGGGCGGCGACATCGCCGGTAGCCCATGCGTTGGCGCGTTCCCGCATGGCCGCCAGCTGCGGCTCGATGTTGTCGACGCTTTGTGTGAAGCACGAGAGATCATCCAGCGTCGAGCGCTTGAACTCCTTCACCACCGAGCGGGGATCGTCCACCATCAGCGTGTATTCCACCGGCACCTGCTTCACGTTGTGTGCCTTGGCCATCGCCACGACGGTATCGGTGATGTAGCCCGATTTGCGCAGGCCCGATTTCTTCACCGCCTGTTTGTAAAGTTCGATGGCCGCGAAGATGGGGCGGTATTTTTCTACCTTGCGTTCGTCGCCGATGTAGCGCGCTTTCACTACGAGCCAGCGTGCGTAGACATCCGGCGGCACGCTTTCCTCGAGCGTCTTGCCATCGGGCGAATTGCGCACGCCAATGAGCGAGGGCAGCAACGCGAGCTTGCCGAAGAAGCCGACGTTGGGTTTGATCTCCGTGTGCGGCGGCAGGATAAGCGCCCCGGCATGGGCGAGCGCGTCGTCGAGGTCGTCCGTTTTCCAGGTGATGTTGCCGGGAATGGGCGAGAGCGTGCCGAGGATCAGCAGCACATGGTCGCCACGGGTTGCCTTCCACAGGCCGGGGCCGGGTTGCACGCCGCTGACCGTCACCGCATCGAGCGTGGGGATGCTCGTCGCCGGCGGTGGAACCTGGGGATCGGCGCTCGTGCCGCCAAAGGCGAGGGCAGGGGCGATGATCAGGGCGGAAGCGAAGGCCAGCAGGGGGAGGCGTAGGCGTCGGGTCATGCGCGAAGTCTAGCCGAGCGCAGGGGGAGGGATGATGACCGCAAGGAACCCTACTCGCCTCGCATTCACGTCGACGCGCCGTGAAGGTTTTGACAAGCGTTCTTCCGTTGTGGAGCCGTTGCGGGAACGCTAAGCTTTGCCGTCCGACCGTAAGAACCCAACGACATGGGGCCGGCGGCATAACACGCGCGCTGGAGCATTCGCGTCCCCATGGCCCTGGTGATCTACGACATCCCGTTCAATCCCGACCTGGCCGGCCTGTGGCACGTCCAGTTGAACGGTGTGCCGACGGAAAATTTCGATTCCCGCGTGGCGGCTATCGCTTATGCGGTGCAGCAATCGAAGCTGCTGGGCACGCAGGGGCAGGGTCAGGTCCAGGTGCTGGTTTCCGTCGAAGGCGCGGATGGTGTCTGGCGTGAATTCGAGTCGAACGCCAAGCGCCCGGTGCAAAGCCTTCAGTAGGCGCTCCACATAGCGTTGATGCGCGATGCATACGATGGGGAGGATCGAGGAGGATCCACCCGACTATGGCACATCGCAAAATCGGTTATTTCGACGTCGAAGGCTCGTGCTACGTGGCCAAGCCCGGCCGTTGGCGCGGCAAATATGTCATCAGCGAAGACGGCGACGAGCTGAAGGAAAAGCTGTGCGTCACCCTGCACGATAATGAAGAGGATGCGTGCGCCGAAGGCATGCGCCTCGGTATCGCCGCCGCGCGCCAGTTGATGAAAGAGCGCGAAGGGTTTGACCCGGGTGAAGATGAGTAGCTCCCCGCCCGGCGCTGCATAGCTCGTGCCACAAAGCGCCGCGCAACGCGGCGCAAACTATTCCGAATGGCCGATGGTGCCCGCCGTTTACACGGCGTAGGTTTTCATTGCGGCCCCGTGAATGTTGCGTTTTTCGCATGTTCTCCCTGCCGCCAGTCCCAGCCCCACTCCCCTAAAGGCTTCGGAGACTCACAATGAGAACGCACGCACACAGGGCGCTTAGGCGCCACGGGCTCGCTTTGTCCATCGCCGCCGCACTCGCTTGCGCCTGCGGCACCCTCCACGCGCAGAACGCCCCGCCGCAACCGGCGCAGGGCGCGCCTCCACCACCGCCTCCCGCCCAGGGTGACCAGAAGGGCACCACGGAACTTGCGGCGATCACCGTCACCGGTTCGGCCTTGCCGCGCATCGATGTGGAGACGCCGTCGCCCGTAACGACTATCACGGCGGAGCAGATCCAGAAGAGCGGCCTCACCACCGTGTCCGACGTGATTCGCGCCGTGTCGGCCGATAACAGTGGTTCCATCCCGCCCGCATTCACCGGTGGTTTCGCCGCCGGTTCCTCGGGCGTGGCGCTGCGCGGCCTCACGGTCAATTCGACCCTGGTGCTGATCAACGGCCGGCGCGCGGCCAACTATCCGTTGGCGGATGACGGTCAGCGCGCGTTCGTCGATCTCAACACCATTCCGTCGAACGCGATTGAGCGTATCGAAGTGCTGAAGGATGGCGCATCGTCGCTGTACGGTGCGGATGCGATCGCTGGTGTCGTCAACATCATCCTGCGGCCGAGCTACCAGGGCACCGAACTCAGTGCCGACCTGGGTACGTCGCAGCACGGCGGCGGCACGACGAAGCGCGCTACGGTGTTGTTCGGTGGTGGCGATCTGAAGAAAGATGGCTGGAACGCGTACTTCAGTGCGGAGTACCAGAAGGATGAGCGGATCAAGGTGGGCGACCGCGGCTATCCGTACAACACCACCGACACCACGCGCAGCGGCGGCAATAACCTGATCGGTGGCCAGCCTTCGCAGAACTCCGGCTCGCCGTACGGTAATGTCACGCCGGGCACCCTGAGCCGTCCGGGTGACGTGACCTCGGGCGTCGCCGACGCAGGTGCACTGTCGCAGCCGCTCAGTTCGTGCGGGGCCGGCAGTTCGCTGGTGACCAACGACCCGAGCAATCCAGGCAGCTATTGCGCGTTCAACCGCACGCGTTACTTCGACATCGCGCCGCTGATGGAGCGGCAGGGCCTCTATGGCCGCTTCAACCTCAAGATAAGCGATAGCGCGACGGCCTATATCGACGCGAGCTACTACCAGGTGCGCACGGAGTTCCGCGGGCCACCTCCGCAGATCCAGGCGAGCACGCCGAACAACACCAATGCGATCGCGCTGCCGGCGACCTTGCCCGATGGTTCGCTCAACCCGAACAACCCGTTCGCGGCGGAAGGCAAGGCGGCCCTGATCAACTACACGTTCCCCGGCATTCCGGGCGGCGGCGACAACAAGAACCACAACCTGCGGATCACGGGCGGCGTCACCGGCACGTGGGGCGATTGGTCGTATGACACGGCGCTCGTTTTCAGCCACGACTCGCTGGATGTGAGCATCCCTGGCCTGCTCAACTACGATGCGCTGATCGCGGCGGTCACCAATGGCACGTACAACTTCCTCAATCCGTCGGCGAATTCGCCGGAGCTGATCCGTGCGCTCGGGCCCACGCTGAAGAAGACCTCGACCAGTGATCTTCAATCCTTGGATTTCAGGGTGAGCCGCCCGCTGATGGATCTGCCTGGTGGTTCGCTGGGTCTCGCCACAGGTATCGACGTGCGCCACGAAGAGCAGTATGACCCGGATCTCAATCCGAACCTCGCGGCGCAGGGTCTGGGTGTCGCACATACGCGGGGTAATCGCACCGTGACCGGCGCGTACGTCGAACTCGATGCGCCGTTCCTTGAATCGCTGGAAGCGGATGTGTCTGGCCGCTACGACCACTACTCGGATTTCGGCAAGAGCTTCTCGCCGAAGATCGGCCTGAAGTGGAAACCCATCGATGAGCTGGCGTTCCGTGGCACGTTCTCGAAAGGGTTCCGTGCGCCGAGCTTCTCGGAGAATGGTTCGAGCGAGTCGGAAGGGTTTGCGACGTATACGCCCCCTGCGGATTTCCAGGCGGCGCATAACAACAGCGGCTATGTACAGCCGTACCCGATCGCCTACCTCACCGCAGCCAATCCGAAGGTGAAGCCGGAGCGCTCGAAGAGCTGGACGTTCGGCATCCTGTTCCAGCCCACCCAGGACATCAGCGCCACGCTGGATTACTACCGGATCAAGAAGACGGGCGTGATCAGCCAGCAGGACCCGGCGGCGGTGCTGGCCGCGTACTACGCGGGCGAGCCGCTGCCGCAGGCATCGAGCATCGTGGCGGACGTACCTGACCCGGCAGCGCCCGGTGCGCTGGCCCGTCCCCTTGTGGTCGTAGCGCCGTACGTGAACCAGAACGCGCTGGAGACGAAGGGTATCGATCTCGACGTGAAGGGTGGCTTCAACCTCACCGAGAACACGCGGTTCACGAGCGAGATCAACCTCACGAAGATCATCTCGTGGGTGCTCACCCTGCAGGATGGTACGAACGAGGAGTTCGTCGGCACGCATGGGCCGTATGGCGTGTCGTCGGGCGCGGGCACGCCGCGCTACCGTGGCTCGTGGGCGAACAGCCTGCAGATGGGCAAGCTCAACATCACCAGCACCATCTACTACACCAGCGGGCTGAAGCTGACCGAGCCGGATGTCGGGCCGGGGTGCCAGTCCACCAACACGCTGACGGGGGCAGATTTCCCCGCATCCTGCCGCATGTCGTCGTATACGCAGGTGGATTTCACCGGGCGTTACGACATCAACGACAAGGTGGCTATCACGGCGTCGGTGTTGAATGCGTTCGACCGCAAGGCGCCGTTCGATCCGCTTAACTACGCCTCGTTCAACTACAACCCGACCTGGTCGCAGGCGGGCGTGGTGGGGCGCTTCTTCACCGTGGGCGTCAAGGTCAAGCTGTAAGGCCGTGCGCGGCGAGGGCGGCGGCGTCGGTGACTTCGACGCCGTCGTTCCTTACCGCCAGGCAGCCATCGGCGCGCAGGCGGGCCAGCATGCGCGTCACCGTGGCCGCGCTCATGCCCAGGTACGAGCCGATGTCATCGCGCGACATCGGCAGGGGCAGGAAGGTGGTATCGGGTTCGACCTGGCGGCGCCGCGTGAGCAGTTCGGCCAGGAAGGATGCGACGCGGGCAAGGGCAGGCGCATCACCGCCCGGCGTGGCCGCGCGGCGTTCCTGCCGACGCAGGCCGCGCAGGTGGTTTGCGATGGCGTCGTCGTGCTCGCACAAGGCGTCCGTGGCCGCGCGCGGGAAGCGGCAGAACCACGTCTTGCCCACTGCGACGACCGAGGCGGTGTGCTGTCCCTGGCGGTTGGTATCCAGCGCGAACAGTTCGCCGGGCAGGTGGAAAGCAAGCACGCGGCCGCCAGCCACGGTCATGGCCAGGCCGGAAAGCACGGCATACGAAGCAAGGTGTGGCGCATCGGGTTGCACCAGGCGGTCGCCATCGGAGAACGGCCCGACGCGCTCGACGATATCGCGCATGGCCAGCAGTTCCGCAGCGCCGCCGCGGGTGGCCTGGCAGGCGTGGGCGTGCCGGCACGAATCATTGCAGCAGGCCGCGCCACGGCGCAGGGCCGGCGGGGGCAGGGCGACATCGGGGGCGTAATGCAACACGGATGAACCTCCCGCCCGCTTCGGGCGCGCAGGCCCTATTTTAGGTCGCAGGTATCTGCGCCATCGGGACGGTCAGGTGGGTGCGCCCAAATGCCGCAGGGGCGGGCTGTATTGACGAATTGTTGGATTTCCGCTAACAAGGCAGCGGGGGAATACCAGTAAAGGGGGCCGCCAAGGCCATGGCAAGTCGTTCGTCGCTGTCCGATCACCTTGATACCACCCACGCTCAGGCACTGCCGGATGGCTGTATGCCAGGGCATGTCGCACCGTTCGTGATGCGCTATGGCGTGGATTTCCTAGTCGCCATGCAGCGCGCCGCCGGCCCGAAGGCCAACACGCGCGCCGCGGAAGAAGCCGAACCGGCCTGACTTAGAGGTTCTCCTCGCATCATTTTCGGGAACCGCTGCACCGTGTCGTGCAGGCGGTTCATTCGCTTGCGCGAATGCGTGTATCCAGCGGCGTTCGCCGCCTTGTCCTTGGTGGGCCGAGGGGACGCCGGGTGGGCAGTCCCTTGGGGCCGCCAGTCGCGGACCTTCGGACCGGGCCGTAGCACCCCTTCGCGAAAATCGTGGCGCTTGGCGGCCCTCCGCTCATGTCGGCCCCAAGGGCCTGCCCACCCGGCAACCAGCGGTGAGGTTCGGCCCACCTGTAGGAGCGCGCTTGCGCGCGATCAGCCCACGAAGCGGTGATGCGGCAGACCATTTTGCTCGCGCGGGTCGGGCGCGTGGTCTTTACACCCAACCGACACGGCTTCCGTTCTTCGTCGGCTGATCGCGCGCAAGCACGCTCCTACAAGAGCGGGGCATCGGCGTGCGGGCTTGTGCGACACGCAACGGGACGTGTGGGCTCGGAGGCGGTCAGGCCCTGGGGGCCGACATGAGCGGAGGGCCGCCGAACGCAGCGCTAATCGCGACAAGGGAGCTACGGCCCGGTCCGAAGGTCCGCGACTGGCGGCCCCCAGGGCCTGACCGTCTCCGACCGCCGAGGACATCCAGCCTAAGGCGGCGCAAGCCGCTCGCCACACGCATTCGCAATAGCGAATGAACCGATCACCGGGCGTGGTGCAGGGGATGACCGAAAAATGCGCGGTAAGCCGAGAAGGCGGCCGACTGGCTAGCGAGCGGCGGGCTGTGTCGCGGGTGCGCGGCCGTCGTCGGGTACGTCGCCCGCCGGGCCGCCCTTGCGGATGGCGCCGATGACGAAGATCGCGAGCATCGCCACGATCAACGCGATGAGGGCGTAATAGCGCGTGCGCTTCATGGGCTCTTCGGTCTTCATGCGCGCAGTGTCCGCGCGCGCGGGTCAAGGAAATGGAATGCGCGCGTTACGCCGGCGTGCCGTCCAGCAGATCGGCCACGGCATCCACCAGCGCATGCACCGAAAACGGCTTGCTGAGGATCGCGCAGCCTTCGGGTAGCACCGGGCTATCCGAAAACGCCTCCCACGCGTAGCCGGTAATGAACAGCACCGGCAAGCCGGGCTGGCGCTCGCGCGCAGCCTGCGCGAGACGCCGGCCATCCATGCCTGGCAAGCCCACGTCGGTGACGAGCACGTCGGGCCGGTCGTCGGCTGCCAGCAACAGGAGCGCCTCGTCGCCCTCGGCGCAATCGCTGACGGTATAGCCGGCCTCTTCGAGCACTTCGCGGGTCAGCGAGCGCAGCATGTCTTCGTCTTCCACCAGCAGCACGTGCTCGCCGCCGCCGCGTCGCGCCGGGTTTTCGATATGCGAATGCCGTGCGGCCGGTGCACCCACATGGCGGGGCAACCACAGGCTTACGGTGGTGCCGCGCCCCGGGGCCGAGGTGATGATGGCGCGCCCCCCGGTCTGCCGGGCGAAGCCATCCACCATGGACAAGCCAAGGCCGGTGCCCTGGCCGATTGCTTTGGTTGTGAAGAAGGGATCGAACGCTTTCTCGACCACGGCGGCGGACATCCCCGTGCCCGTATCGGTGACCTCGACGACGACGTAATCCGCCGGGCCCTTGCCGATGTCGGTGCGGGCGGCGTTGCGCGTGGCGATGGTGAGGTTGCCCCCGTGCGGCATGGCATCGCGGCCATTGATCGCAAGATTGAGGATGGCGCTTTCCAGCTGGCTGGCATCCGATAGCGTGCGCCACAAGCCGTCCATCATCCGCACATCGAGGCGTACCTGTTCGCCGAGTAGCGGTCGCAGCAGCAGGTCGAGCCCGTGGACGATGGCGTTCGCATCGACGTCCGAAAGCGAGAGCGCTTGCTGGCGCGAGTAGGCGAGCAGGCGGTGGGTGAGCCCCGCGGCGCGCTGCACGGCGCCGCTCGCGGCATCGAGCAGGCGCCGCGAGCCTTCCACACGGCCTTGTTCGATCCGCTCGGTCACCACTTCGATCGCGCCGCCGATGCCGCCCAGGATATTGTTGAAATCGTGGGCGATGCCGCCGGTGAGGCGGCCGAGTGCTTCGAGCTTCTGCGCGTGGCGCAACTGATCGTCCATGTGCCGGCGCCGCTGCGTATCGCGGCCCATGCCGTAGATCACGTCGCCATCGGGCACGCCGGTCCAGGCGAACCAGCGGTAGCTGCCATCCTTGCCGCGCAGGCGCAGCTCGAGGTCTTCCACCACTTCGCCCTCGACCATCTGGCTGACGGCATCGCGTGCGCGGTCGAGGTCCTCGGGGTGGATGAGCTCTTCGAAGCCCACGCCAACCAGTTCGTTCGGCTCATAACCCAGCTCCGTACGCCACGCCGGGTTGAGATCGCGGTAGTGGCCATCGCGGGTCATCACGACATACAGGTCGCGAGCGATGGCCCAGACCTGGTCGCGTTCGCGGGTACGCTGGTCGATTTCCACTTCCAGCGACGCATTGAGCTCGCGCAGGGCTTGCGTGGTGCGCACGGCTCGCGTCGTCTCGTTGGTGATGGCATACATGCCGTACACCTCGCCGTGCTCGTCGCGCAGCGGGGCATACGAGAAGGTCCACCAGGTTTCTTCATCGAAACCGTGCCGGGTCATCCGCAGTGGCATGTCGACGTGCAGCGTGCCTTCACCGGCGAGCGCGCGCTCGACGGTGGCGACCACGTCATCCCAGACCTCCGGCCACAGTTCGGGGAAGGTCTTGCCGATGGCGCCCTGCACGCGCCGGCCGAGCATGTCGCGGTAAAGGTCGTTGAAGAAGAACAGCTTTGTCGAAGCCACGGCGAGGAACATCGGCCGCGGCGTATCGAGCATGGTGGCGAGCATGACCTTGAGCGCGCGTGGCCAATCTTCAACCGGCCCCAGCGCGGTGCGGGTCCAGTCGAACGCGCGGATTTCCGCGGCGGTTTGCGAACCGTCCGGCAGGAATGCGTAGCGATCGGCGTGGGCGGTCATGGGCGGCTCAGGGCGTGAAGGTGTCCACGCTACCGGATACCTGCACACCGCGTTGCCAGACAGCCCGGATATGCGTGGTCGCTTCGATGTCCCTGGACGGGTCGCCGTCGAGCACGATGAAATCCGCGCGCTTGCCGTTGGCGATGACGCCGCGATCCTCCAGGCCGAGCAGTTCGGCCGCGCGCTGGGTGGCTACCTGGATCGACTGCAGCGGGGTAAGCCCGGCGTCCACCATGAGCGCCAGTTCGCGATGCTCCGCGAAGCCCGGGATGCGGAGCGGCGTGGCGCCGGCGTCGGTGCCGAAGCCGATCTTCACGCCCGCGTCGTAGAGCGCCTTGAGGTTCTGTTCGTTGGTCTTCAGTGCCGCCTCGTTGACCGGCGTGGAGCCATCGTTCTGCACCTTGTCGCGCCATGCGCCGTCGGCGAACTGCGTAGCCAGCGCGGGCTGCACCGCATGGGCGAAGAACGGCTGGTCCATCCAGGCCGGGTGCCGGGCATAGATGAAGGCGGCCTCGTTGAGATCCAGCGTTGCGATGTACCAGGTGCCGTGCTGCTTCATCGCGTCGATGAAGCCCTGGTCCACGGGCTTGTCGCGTACGCCATGGGCCAGGATATCGACGCCATCGTCCACGAGCTGGCGCGCGTCGGCGAGGTAGTAGATGTGGGCGGCGACACGCAGGTGCTTCGAGTGTGCCTCGGCGATGACCGCGCGCCAGATCTC
This genomic interval carries:
- a CDS encoding DUF4105 domain-containing protein, with the translated sequence MLARTLAGGAAGLLLFLSGAWGALALSYQLPGPPGVRVTGAVVWSAVYLALLVAFLGWRVAWAPMVLVAMLGVLIAWWTTIQPRNDRVWAPDVARLLSGEIHGDRVTLHNVRDFTWRTDDDADAHWETREYDLSQLVSADAVLSYWSSEAIAHAMLSFGFADGRHVVFSMEIRREKGEAFSEVGGFFKQFELVLIAADERDIIRVRTNVRGEDDYLFPLRMPPEAMRSLFVSYVQAANRLVDEPRFYNTITSNCTTIVYRMARRIDTGLPMDIRLLLTGYLPEYLMDNGALDNRMPVDEWRRLGRITDRARASQPGDDFSAVIRQGVPPAVLLPDAPPSEASPSSGDSTLKPFAASADR
- a CDS encoding TraB/GumN family protein: MTRRLRLPLLAFASALIIAPALAFGGTSADPQVPPPATSIPTLDAVTVSGVQPGPGLWKATRGDHVLLILGTLSPIPGNITWKTDDLDDALAHAGALILPPHTEIKPNVGFFGKLALLPSLIGVRNSPDGKTLEESVPPDVYARWLVVKARYIGDERKVEKYRPIFAAIELYKQAVKKSGLRKSGYITDTVVAMAKAHNVKQVPVEYTLMVDDPRSVVKEFKRSTLDDLSCFTQSVDNIEPQLAAMRERANAWATGDVAALRDERRAKQISTCLDAATESGLAQRIGLTDVPAQVRTRWLAAVDTEVAANPQTVAIVPLDDLLGAQGYLSALAAKGFKVESPDDGDASDGGASGNSTAGGTP
- a CDS encoding DUF2188 domain-containing protein — protein: MALVIYDIPFNPDLAGLWHVQLNGVPTENFDSRVAAIAYAVQQSKLLGTQGQGQVQVLVSVEGADGVWREFESNAKRPVQSLQ
- a CDS encoding TonB-dependent receptor, whose amino-acid sequence is MSIAAALACACGTLHAQNAPPQPAQGAPPPPPPAQGDQKGTTELAAITVTGSALPRIDVETPSPVTTITAEQIQKSGLTTVSDVIRAVSADNSGSIPPAFTGGFAAGSSGVALRGLTVNSTLVLINGRRAANYPLADDGQRAFVDLNTIPSNAIERIEVLKDGASSLYGADAIAGVVNIILRPSYQGTELSADLGTSQHGGGTTKRATVLFGGGDLKKDGWNAYFSAEYQKDERIKVGDRGYPYNTTDTTRSGGNNLIGGQPSQNSGSPYGNVTPGTLSRPGDVTSGVADAGALSQPLSSCGAGSSLVTNDPSNPGSYCAFNRTRYFDIAPLMERQGLYGRFNLKISDSATAYIDASYYQVRTEFRGPPPQIQASTPNNTNAIALPATLPDGSLNPNNPFAAEGKAALINYTFPGIPGGGDNKNHNLRITGGVTGTWGDWSYDTALVFSHDSLDVSIPGLLNYDALIAAVTNGTYNFLNPSANSPELIRALGPTLKKTSTSDLQSLDFRVSRPLMDLPGGSLGLATGIDVRHEEQYDPDLNPNLAAQGLGVAHTRGNRTVTGAYVELDAPFLESLEADVSGRYDHYSDFGKSFSPKIGLKWKPIDELAFRGTFSKGFRAPSFSENGSSESEGFATYTPPADFQAAHNNSGYVQPYPIAYLTAANPKVKPERSKSWTFGILFQPTQDISATLDYYRIKKTGVISQQDPAAVLAAYYAGEPLPQASSIVADVPDPAAPGALARPLVVVAPYVNQNALETKGIDLDVKGGFNLTENTRFTSEINLTKIISWVLTLQDGTNEEFVGTHGPYGVSSGAGTPRYRGSWANSLQMGKLNITSTIYYTSGLKLTEPDVGPGCQSTNTLTGADFPASCRMSSYTQVDFTGRYDINDKVAITASVLNAFDRKAPFDPLNYASFNYNPTWSQAGVVGRFFTVGVKVKL
- a CDS encoding Crp/Fnr family transcriptional regulator codes for the protein MLHYAPDVALPPPALRRGAACCNDSCRHAHACQATRGGAAELLAMRDIVERVGPFSDGDRLVQPDAPHLASYAVLSGLAMTVAGGRVLAFHLPGELFALDTNRQGQHTASVVAVGKTWFCRFPRAATDALCEHDDAIANHLRGLRRQERRAATPGGDAPALARVASFLAELLTRRRQVEPDTTFLPLPMSRDDIGSYLGMSAATVTRMLARLRADGCLAVRNDGVEVTDAAALAAHGLTA
- a CDS encoding hybrid sensor histidine kinase/response regulator, coding for MTAHADRYAFLPDGSQTAAEIRAFDWTRTALGPVEDWPRALKVMLATMLDTPRPMFLAVASTKLFFFNDLYRDMLGRRVQGAIGKTFPELWPEVWDDVVATVERALAGEGTLHVDMPLRMTRHGFDEETWWTFSYAPLRDEHGEVYGMYAITNETTRAVRTTQALRELNASLEVEIDQRTRERDQVWAIARDLYVVMTRDGHYRDLNPAWRTELGYEPNELVGVGFEELIHPEDLDRARDAVSQMVEGEVVEDLELRLRGKDGSYRWFAWTGVPDGDVIYGMGRDTQRRRHMDDQLRHAQKLEALGRLTGGIAHDFNNILGGIGGAIEVVTERIEQGRVEGSRRLLDAASGAVQRAAGLTHRLLAYSRQQALSLSDVDANAIVHGLDLLLRPLLGEQVRLDVRMMDGLWRTLSDASQLESAILNLAINGRDAMPHGGNLTIATRNAARTDIGKGPADYVVVEVTDTGTGMSAAVVEKAFDPFFTTKAIGQGTGLGLSMVDGFARQTGGRAIITSAPGRGTTVSLWLPRHVGAPAARHSHIENPARRGGGEHVLLVEDEDMLRSLTREVLEEAGYTVSDCAEGDEALLLLAADDRPDVLVTDVGLPGMDGRRLAQAARERQPGLPVLFITGYAWEAFSDSPVLPEGCAILSKPFSVHALVDAVADLLDGTPA
- a CDS encoding amidohydrolase family protein, which translates into the protein MAFHRPLLLATALLAAATGAQAATVIRGARVIDGTGAPPRDDVTLVVDGDHFSIVGPGLRVKMPDGTRVVDYTGKTIIPGLVSDHGHIGLVDGTKSGQPALYNRDNALRQLRQWRAYGVTTVTSLGLNNADVFYPLRTDLHAGKAEGADLFGADHGIGVPNGAPPAKMMQAGTNQLDRPATPDEARAAVDAAAARGTDLIKVWVDDFNGSLPVKMKPEIWRAVIAEAHSKHLRVAAHIYYLADARQLVDDGVDILAHGVRDKPVDQGFIDAMKQHGTWYIATLDLNEAAFIYARHPAWMDQPFFAHAVQPALATQFADGAWRDKVQNDGSTPVNEAALKTNEQNLKALYDAGVKIGFGTDAGATPLRIPGFAEHRELALMVDAGLTPLQSIQVATQRAAELLGLEDRGVIANGKRADFIVLDGDPSRDIEATTHIRAVWQRGVQVSGSVDTFTP